In Nerophis ophidion isolate RoL-2023_Sa linkage group LG03, RoL_Noph_v1.0, whole genome shotgun sequence, the following are encoded in one genomic region:
- the iqcc gene encoding IQ domain-containing protein C, translating into MTCSYSRVTIVMDRRNFEKTLTLFQACIRGYSVREELRRARTLFEDVVKEIDGTLAHLEWRDAIISTPHFTDTDGPLHRTSKAEGPDVNVSLQNPEAAGGGMHCVLLQNVEEENDAQGSGKLQNLEEEKDAQGRGKLQNLEEEKDAQGSGKLQNVEEEKDAQGIGKQTMEFLESSHSPEAGQNVSCDEVLKSTGDSTSIWRSISLESYPPHKGRLRYRSVKEVPPNPEALRFHRDALTMELLWLQQAIDSRKKYLSLKEKLSMTEAEPHFKTHIK; encoded by the exons ATGACATGTAGTTATAGTCGTGTTACCATAGTGATGGACAGGCGTAACTTTGAAAAGACACTCACCCTTTTTCAA GCGTGTATTCGTGGATATTCGGTGAGAGAGGAGTTGCGTCGTGCACGGACGCTCTTTGAGGACGTCGTGAAAGAGATTGATGGCACTTTGGCTCATTTAGAGTGGAGGGACGCCATCATCTCCACCCCCCACTTCACGGACACG GATGGCCCCCTGCACCGTACCAGTAAAGCTGAAGGACCAGACGTCAATGTCTCCTTACAAAACCCAGAAGCAGCAGGTGGGGGGATGCATTGTGTCCTGCTGCAGAATGTAGAAGAAGAGAACGATGCACAAGGAAGTGGCAAACTGCAGAATCTAGAAGAAGAGAAAGATGCACAAGGAAGGGGCAAACTGCAGAATCTAGAAGAAGAGAAAGATGCACAAGGAAGTGGCAAACTGCAGAATGTAGAAGAAGAGAAAGATGCACAAGGAATTGGCAAACAAACAATGGAGTTTTTAGAAAGCAGCCATTCCCCCGAGGCAGGACAGAATGTTAGCTGTGACGAGGTTCTGAAGAGCACAGGAGACTCCACATCCATCTGGAGAAGTATAAGTCTGGAATCGTATCCTCCTCACAAAG gTCGGCTGCGGTACCGCTCAGTCAAGGAGGTTCCTCCCAATCCGGAGGCCTTGCGTTTCCATAGAGACGCCCTGACCATGGAGTTACTGTGGCTGCAGCAGGCCATTGACAGCAGGAAAAAG TATTTGTCTCTGAAGGAAAAACTCAGCATGACTGAAGCTGAACCTCACTTTAAAACACATATTAAATGA